One Belonocnema kinseyi isolate 2016_QV_RU_SX_M_011 chromosome 6, B_treatae_v1, whole genome shotgun sequence genomic region harbors:
- the LOC117174375 gene encoding uncharacterized protein LOC117174375 isoform X2, whose amino-acid sequence MQVVCNILSLDISEGEVEDSFLQSLSNYDEFQTPAGEKDKNEPDLVTCPNTVSPTNEEISLLESLEMALAVGIMAGEGLKYIAGYVAWRLSRDTSLCVCTSSLTQKRPGEWIDHLSRGYLKSPTEKMVTAARVMTEKFKKYHRATFSKESRMFETVALQTSTRLTEKINMKVLLCLRASCKQK is encoded by the exons ATGCAAGTCGTATGCAACATCTTGTCTTTAGACATAAGCGAAGGAGAAGTAGAGGATTCATTTCTTCAGAGTTTGTCGAATTATGACGAATTCCAAACGCCGGCAGGTGAAAAAGATAAGAATGAGCCGGATTTAG tGACATGTCCAAATACAGTTTCTCCGACGAATGAGGAAATAAGTCTTCTGGAGTCATTAGAAATGGCACTGGCTGTTGGAATAATGGCAGGTGAGGGGTTGAAATATATTGCCGGATATGTCGCTTGGCGACTCTCACGGGATACGTCTCTTTGCGTGTGTACTTCCTCGTTAACACAAAAACGCCCAGGCGAATGGATCGATCACTTGTCAAGAGGATATTTAAAGTCTccaactgaaaaaatggttacagCTGCAAGAGTAATGACTGAGAAGTTTAAAAAGTACCACAGAGCGACGTTTTCCAAAGAATCCAGGATGTTCGAAACTGTTGCTTTACAAACGAGCACAAGATTGACTGAGAAAATCAACATGAAGGTTTTACTTTGTTTA aGAGCATCATGCAAACAAAAATGA
- the LOC117174375 gene encoding uncharacterized protein LOC117174375 isoform X3 produces MQVVCNILSLDISEGEVEDSFLQSLSNYDEFQTPAGEKDKNEPDLVTCPNTVSPTNEEISLLESLEMALAVGIMAGEGLKYIAGYVAWRLSRDTSLCVCTSSLTQKRPGEWIDHLSRGYLKSPTEKMVTAARVMTEKFKKYHRATFSKESRMFETVALQTSTRLTEKINMKRASCKQK; encoded by the exons ATGCAAGTCGTATGCAACATCTTGTCTTTAGACATAAGCGAAGGAGAAGTAGAGGATTCATTTCTTCAGAGTTTGTCGAATTATGACGAATTCCAAACGCCGGCAGGTGAAAAAGATAAGAATGAGCCGGATTTAG tGACATGTCCAAATACAGTTTCTCCGACGAATGAGGAAATAAGTCTTCTGGAGTCATTAGAAATGGCACTGGCTGTTGGAATAATGGCAGGTGAGGGGTTGAAATATATTGCCGGATATGTCGCTTGGCGACTCTCACGGGATACGTCTCTTTGCGTGTGTACTTCCTCGTTAACACAAAAACGCCCAGGCGAATGGATCGATCACTTGTCAAGAGGATATTTAAAGTCTccaactgaaaaaatggttacagCTGCAAGAGTAATGACTGAGAAGTTTAAAAAGTACCACAGAGCGACGTTTTCCAAAGAATCCAGGATGTTCGAAACTGTTGCTTTACAAACGAGCACAAGATTGACTGAGAAAATCAACATGAAG aGAGCATCATGCAAACAAAAATGA
- the LOC117174375 gene encoding uncharacterized protein LOC117174375 isoform X1 yields the protein MQVVCNILSLDISEGEVEDSFLQSLSNYDEFQTPAGEKDKNEPDLVTCPNTVSPTNEEISLLESLEMALAVGIMAGEGLKYIAGYVAWRLSRDTSLCVCTSSLTQKRPGEWIDHLSRGYLKSPTEKMVTAARVMTEKFKKYHRATFSKESRMFETVALQTSTRLTEKINMKVLLCLVRNLNEQLSTERKKGRGGKSDTC from the exons ATGCAAGTCGTATGCAACATCTTGTCTTTAGACATAAGCGAAGGAGAAGTAGAGGATTCATTTCTTCAGAGTTTGTCGAATTATGACGAATTCCAAACGCCGGCAGGTGAAAAAGATAAGAATGAGCCGGATTTAG tGACATGTCCAAATACAGTTTCTCCGACGAATGAGGAAATAAGTCTTCTGGAGTCATTAGAAATGGCACTGGCTGTTGGAATAATGGCAGGTGAGGGGTTGAAATATATTGCCGGATATGTCGCTTGGCGACTCTCACGGGATACGTCTCTTTGCGTGTGTACTTCCTCGTTAACACAAAAACGCCCAGGCGAATGGATCGATCACTTGTCAAGAGGATATTTAAAGTCTccaactgaaaaaatggttacagCTGCAAGAGTAATGACTGAGAAGTTTAAAAAGTACCACAGAGCGACGTTTTCCAAAGAATCCAGGATGTTCGAAACTGTTGCTTTACAAACGAGCACAAGATTGACTGAGAAAATCAACATGAAGGTTTTACTTTGTTTAGTACGAAATCTCAACGAACAATTGTCCACTGAGCGAAAGAAGGGAAGGGGCGGCAAAAGTGACACATGTTAG